One segment of Amycolatopsis alba DSM 44262 DNA contains the following:
- the thiE gene encoding thiamine phosphate synthase, translating to MPTLSDPRIRARLANARLYLCTDARSGRGDLARFADAALAGGVDIIQLRDKAIEAKQEIAALEVLAEACERHGKLLAVNDRADIALAVGAHVLHLGQDDIPVPLARQIVGDDVVIGRSTHSAEQAKAAAEEAGVDYFCTGPCWPTPTKPGRSAPGLDLVRATAAFGTSRPWFAIGGIDAVRLPEVLDAGASRIVVVRAITEAEDPEAAARTLRSALP from the coding sequence ATGCCCACCCTGTCTGATCCGCGGATCCGCGCCCGGCTCGCGAACGCCCGCCTGTACCTCTGCACCGACGCCCGGTCCGGCCGCGGCGATCTCGCCCGATTCGCCGACGCGGCCCTGGCGGGCGGGGTCGACATCATCCAGCTGCGGGACAAGGCGATCGAGGCGAAACAGGAGATCGCCGCGCTGGAAGTGCTGGCGGAGGCGTGCGAGAGGCACGGCAAGCTGCTGGCGGTCAACGACCGCGCGGACATCGCGCTCGCCGTCGGCGCGCACGTGCTGCACCTGGGCCAGGACGACATCCCGGTGCCGCTGGCCCGCCAGATTGTCGGTGACGACGTGGTGATCGGCCGCTCCACCCATTCGGCCGAACAGGCCAAGGCCGCCGCCGAGGAAGCCGGCGTGGATTACTTCTGCACCGGCCCGTGCTGGCCGACGCCGACGAAGCCGGGCCGCTCCGCGCCGGGGCTCGACCTGGTGCGCGCCACGGCGGCGTTCGGGACGTCGCGGCCGTGGTTCGCGATCGGCGGGATCGACGCCGTCCGCCTGCCCGAAGTGCTGGACGCGGGGGCGTCGCGGATCGTCGTCGTCCGGGCGATCACCGAGGCCGAAGACCCCGAAGCGGCCGCTCGCACGCTCCGCTCCGCCCTCCCCTGA